The following proteins are co-located in the Paludibaculum fermentans genome:
- a CDS encoding prepilin-type N-terminal cleavage/methylation domain-containing protein yields the protein MRRVQDRRRRGFSLIELLIVIAIILVIAAIAAPKLNNARMHSQEMAAIRQINTVHTAQTQYFSQFGKFAENLAQLGPPASGNAGPAASDLIPGDLALGQKTGYIFTVAITKEGYTVTAVPQAFNNTGRRTFFSDQSLVIRENWGAEPATVASKEIK from the coding sequence ATGCGCCGTGTTCAGGACCGCCGCCGCCGGGGCTTTTCGCTGATCGAACTCTTAATCGTTATTGCCATCATCCTGGTGATTGCGGCAATCGCTGCTCCGAAACTGAACAATGCCCGTATGCACTCGCAGGAGATGGCGGCGATCCGCCAGATCAATACGGTGCACACGGCGCAAACGCAATACTTCTCGCAGTTCGGGAAGTTTGCTGAGAATCTGGCCCAGTTAGGGCCGCCGGCCTCTGGAAACGCAGGGCCTGCCGCGTCCGACCTGATCCCGGGCGATCTGGCGTTGGGCCAGAAGACGGGCTACATCTTCACGGTGGCGATTACGAAGGAAGGGTACACGGTGACCGCCGTACCGCAAGCCTTCAACAATACAGGCCGCCGGACCTTCTTCTCCGACCAGTCGCTGGTGATCCGTGAAAACTGGGGCGCTGAACCCGCCACAGTCGCCAGCAAAGAGATCAAGTAG
- the moeB gene encoding molybdopterin-synthase adenylyltransferase MoeB, giving the protein MLPEVGAEGQEKLKNSKVLLVGTGGLGAPLGLYLAAAGVGTIGLVDFDTVSVSNLQRQVIHGTKDIGRRKLDSAADTLLDINPNVNIVKHEVALTSENALAIVGAYDVVADGTDNFPTRYLVNDACVLTGKPNAYGSIFRFEGQASVFATEEGPCYRCLYPEPPPPGLVPSCAEGGVLGILPGVIGLIQATEVVKLLLGIGQTLAGRLLLYDAMNMKFRELKLRKNPDCPVCGTNRTVTKLIDYHQFCGMPKEISALEVKAKLARKDDFVLIDVREPHEHQARNIPEATLIPLGQLPQRMLEIDRSKLVIVHCKSGMRSAKACTLLRESGYPNVLNMTGGIDAYPAS; this is encoded by the coding sequence ATGCTGCCCGAGGTGGGCGCCGAGGGCCAGGAGAAGCTGAAGAATTCCAAGGTCCTGCTGGTGGGCACCGGCGGGCTGGGCGCTCCGCTGGGTTTGTACCTGGCGGCGGCCGGCGTGGGCACGATCGGACTGGTGGACTTCGATACGGTCAGCGTTTCGAACCTGCAACGGCAGGTGATTCACGGCACGAAGGATATCGGCCGGCGGAAGCTGGATTCCGCGGCGGATACGTTGCTGGACATCAATCCAAACGTCAATATCGTCAAGCACGAGGTGGCCCTGACCAGCGAAAATGCGCTGGCGATTGTGGGCGCCTATGACGTGGTGGCCGACGGGACGGACAACTTCCCGACGCGCTACCTGGTGAACGACGCCTGCGTGCTGACGGGCAAGCCGAACGCTTATGGTTCGATCTTCCGGTTTGAGGGCCAGGCTTCAGTGTTCGCGACCGAAGAGGGTCCGTGCTATCGCTGCCTGTATCCGGAGCCTCCTCCTCCCGGACTGGTTCCGAGCTGCGCCGAAGGCGGCGTGCTGGGGATTTTGCCGGGCGTCATCGGGCTGATCCAGGCGACGGAAGTGGTGAAGCTTCTCTTGGGGATCGGGCAGACGCTGGCCGGCCGGCTGCTGCTGTACGATGCCATGAACATGAAGTTCCGCGAGCTGAAGCTGCGGAAGAATCCGGATTGCCCGGTATGCGGCACGAACCGGACTGTCACCAAACTGATCGATTATCATCAATTCTGTGGAATGCCAAAAGAAATCTCTGCCCTTGAAGTGAAAGCGAAGCTGGCGCGGAAGGATGATTTTGTCCTGATTGATGTGCGGGAGCCGCACGAGCATCAGGCGCGGAACATTCCGGAAGCGACGCTGATCCCGCTGGGCCAACTGCCGCAGCGGATGCTGGAGATCGACCGGTCGAAGCTGGTGATTGTGCACTGCAAGTCGGGTATGCGTTCGGCAAAGGCGTGTACGCTGCTGCGCGAAAGCGGGTATCCGAATGTGCTGAACATGACCGGCGGAATTGACGCCTACCCGGCCAGCTAG
- the kdsA gene encoding 3-deoxy-8-phosphooctulonate synthase — protein MTPITVIPGVVFGDGSLQFICGPCVIESEESIHRLAAGIGASLGAPYVFKASFDKANRSSVDSYRGPGMKAGLKILASVKKSMGLPILTDIHEPSQCAKVAEVADVLQIPAFLCRQTDLLLEAGKTGRIVNIKKGQFVAPLDLRHAADKVASTGNTKIILTERGSSFGYNNLVVDMRGLVMMRSIGYPVVFDATHSVQLPGAAGSKSGGSPEFIAPLSRAAVATGIDGVFLEVHDNPAAALSDGANALKLDLLQSLAETLRRLHAARIG, from the coding sequence ATGACACCGATCACTGTAATCCCGGGCGTGGTTTTCGGCGATGGTTCGCTGCAGTTCATTTGCGGTCCATGCGTGATCGAATCAGAGGAGAGCATTCACCGGTTGGCGGCCGGGATTGGCGCGAGCCTGGGCGCTCCCTATGTGTTCAAGGCGTCCTTCGACAAGGCGAACCGCTCGTCGGTGGATTCCTATCGAGGCCCGGGGATGAAGGCCGGCTTGAAGATCCTGGCGAGTGTGAAGAAGTCGATGGGGTTGCCCATCCTGACGGATATCCACGAGCCCAGCCAGTGCGCCAAGGTGGCGGAAGTGGCTGACGTCCTCCAGATTCCGGCATTCCTATGCAGGCAGACCGATCTGCTGCTGGAGGCGGGGAAGACGGGCCGTATCGTCAACATAAAGAAGGGCCAGTTCGTGGCTCCGTTGGATCTGCGGCATGCGGCGGACAAGGTGGCGTCGACCGGCAACACGAAGATCATCCTGACGGAGCGCGGCTCGTCGTTCGGCTACAACAACCTGGTGGTGGATATGCGCGGGTTGGTGATGATGCGCTCGATCGGGTACCCGGTGGTATTTGATGCGACGCATTCGGTGCAGTTGCCTGGAGCGGCCGGGTCGAAGTCGGGCGGATCGCCGGAGTTTATTGCTCCGCTGTCGCGGGCGGCGGTCGCGACCGGGATCGATGGTGTCTTTCTCGAGGTGCATGACAATCCGGCGGCGGCGCTTTCCGATGGTGCGAATGCGCTGAAACTGGACCTGTTACAATCTCTGGCGGAGACATTGCGCCGGTTGCACGCGGCACGAATCGGGTAA
- the obgE gene encoding GTPase ObgE has translation MFVDEVIIKVKAGDGGNGCMAFRREKYVPKGGPSGGDGGRGGDVVLVASEHHNTLLHFRFNPEHTAERGRHGEGSNRTGRNGRDVEAPVPVGTIAWDWETGEILHDFTFPGDRYTIANGGRGGRGNQHFATSTHQAPTRHEPGSPGQEKRIRLELKLLADVGLVGFPNAGKSTLISRISAAKPKIADYPFTTLEPNLGVVQLDDLRSFVVADIPGIIEGAHEGHGLGIQFLRHVERTKLLLHLVDVSEMSGREPKTDFDIILNELASFSEELSGKPMFVVATKLDVAQDVNRLRALERRAKKHGMPLFKMSAVTGKGLKELLRAVDAKLIEIRAAEQPPPPPAPPMVRPHDRETEEPQPEE, from the coding sequence ATGTTCGTTGATGAAGTCATTATTAAGGTAAAAGCAGGCGACGGCGGCAACGGGTGTATGGCGTTCCGGCGCGAAAAGTACGTCCCCAAGGGTGGACCCAGCGGCGGCGACGGCGGCCGCGGCGGCGACGTAGTCCTGGTCGCCAGCGAACACCACAATACCCTCCTCCATTTCCGCTTCAATCCGGAACACACGGCCGAACGCGGGCGCCATGGCGAAGGCAGCAACCGTACGGGCCGCAATGGCCGCGATGTCGAAGCGCCCGTCCCCGTCGGCACCATCGCCTGGGACTGGGAAACCGGAGAGATCCTGCATGATTTCACTTTCCCTGGCGACCGCTACACCATCGCCAACGGCGGAAGAGGCGGCCGGGGCAATCAGCATTTCGCCACCTCCACTCATCAGGCCCCCACTCGGCATGAGCCCGGTTCTCCTGGACAGGAAAAGCGCATCCGGCTGGAATTGAAGTTATTGGCCGACGTCGGCCTGGTCGGCTTCCCGAACGCGGGCAAGTCCACCCTGATTTCCCGTATCTCCGCCGCCAAACCAAAGATCGCCGACTACCCGTTTACGACACTCGAACCCAATTTGGGCGTCGTCCAACTGGACGACCTGCGCAGCTTTGTGGTCGCCGACATCCCCGGCATCATCGAGGGCGCCCACGAGGGCCACGGCCTCGGCATCCAGTTTCTACGCCACGTCGAGCGCACCAAGCTACTGCTCCACCTGGTGGACGTCAGTGAGATGAGCGGCCGCGAGCCCAAGACCGATTTCGACATCATTCTCAATGAGTTGGCCAGCTTCAGCGAGGAACTCTCCGGCAAGCCCATGTTCGTCGTGGCCACCAAGCTCGACGTCGCCCAGGACGTAAATCGCCTGCGTGCGCTCGAGCGCCGGGCCAAGAAACACGGCATGCCGCTCTTCAAAATGTCGGCTGTGACCGGCAAAGGCCTGAAGGAACTCCTGCGCGCCGTCGACGCCAAGCTCATCGAGATCCGGGCCGCGGAACAGCCGCCGCCGCCCCCCGCTCCGCCGATGGTGCGCCCGCACGATCGCGAAACGGAAGAACCGCAACCCGAAGAGTAA
- the rpmA gene encoding 50S ribosomal protein L27, with product MAHKKGLGSSKNGRDSNAQRLGIKVFSGQVVTGGSIIVRQRGTRYKAGENVGIGKDDTLFATVPGRVEWRDRGRMGKWVSVFALEG from the coding sequence ATGGCGCATAAAAAAGGTCTCGGCAGCTCAAAGAACGGGCGTGATTCCAACGCGCAACGTCTGGGCATCAAAGTTTTCAGCGGCCAGGTTGTCACCGGCGGCTCCATCATCGTGCGGCAGCGCGGCACGCGCTACAAAGCCGGCGAAAACGTCGGCATCGGGAAGGACGATACCCTGTTCGCCACCGTCCCGGGCCGTGTCGAGTGGAGAGACCGCGGCCGGATGGGCAAGTGGGTTAGCGTCTTCGCTCTCGAAGGCTAG
- a CDS encoding M67 family metallopeptidase has protein sequence MLRHALDCYPRECCGIMLGTLNDGDERTVTAAIACRNSYEGDQSDRFELDPKDQLAAQRLAREQKLEVLGFFHSHPDCDSYFSATDLANSWPWYSNVVISIVGGALNQAKAFRANDTQTESTEEILTWPQS, from the coding sequence ATGTTGCGGCACGCTCTCGACTGCTACCCCCGTGAATGCTGCGGCATCATGCTGGGCACTTTGAACGACGGGGACGAACGCACCGTCACTGCCGCCATCGCCTGCCGAAATTCCTACGAAGGCGACCAATCGGACCGATTTGAGCTGGATCCGAAAGACCAGCTTGCCGCCCAGCGACTGGCTCGGGAACAGAAGCTCGAGGTTCTGGGATTCTTTCATTCCCACCCCGACTGCGACTCGTATTTTTCGGCGACGGACCTGGCTAACTCGTGGCCGTGGTATTCCAATGTCGTGATTTCGATTGTCGGCGGGGCGCTGAACCAAGCCAAGGCCTTCCGGGCCAACGATACACAAACTGAATCGACTGAAGAGATCCTGACATGGCCACAATCCTGA
- a CDS encoding VWA domain-containing protein, with the protein MHLRSKFGLLAVLGSLFLGHIDAQVKPETPDDQSVIRVDTRLVVLHCSVLDSKGRLVTNLPQGAFKVYENKVEQPVKLFRREDVPVSMGLVIDNSGSMRDKRQRVEAAAIKLVKASNRQDEVFIVNFNDDAYLDVPFTNEIAKMEEGVARIDSRGGTAMRDAISMSMDHLKQEGKKDKKVILVVTDGDDTASTGITLEKLVEKAHKLDQVIIYGIGILGKEDARSRKKAERAIDALTKASGGASFYPGDVADVEALAEQVAQDIRSQYVIAYSPTNQNLDGTFRTIKVTANGGRYTVRTRSGYYASPEPPRKKSTAANGSLQ; encoded by the coding sequence ATGCACCTACGCAGTAAGTTCGGCCTTCTCGCCGTCCTGGGCTCGTTGTTCCTTGGACACATTGATGCTCAGGTGAAGCCCGAGACCCCGGACGATCAAAGCGTGATTCGCGTCGATACGCGCCTGGTGGTGCTGCACTGCTCCGTGCTCGACAGCAAGGGCAGGCTCGTCACCAACCTTCCCCAAGGCGCCTTTAAAGTCTATGAGAACAAAGTAGAACAGCCGGTTAAGCTGTTCCGCCGGGAAGACGTGCCCGTCTCCATGGGCCTGGTCATCGACAACAGCGGCAGCATGCGCGACAAACGCCAGCGTGTGGAAGCCGCGGCCATCAAGCTCGTCAAAGCCTCCAACCGGCAGGATGAGGTCTTCATCGTCAACTTCAACGACGATGCCTATCTGGACGTTCCTTTCACCAATGAGATCGCCAAGATGGAAGAGGGCGTGGCTCGCATCGATTCGCGCGGCGGCACCGCCATGCGCGATGCGATTTCCATGTCGATGGACCACTTGAAGCAGGAAGGCAAGAAGGACAAAAAGGTCATCCTGGTGGTCACCGACGGCGACGACACCGCCTCCACCGGCATCACACTCGAGAAACTGGTCGAGAAGGCCCACAAACTGGACCAGGTCATCATCTATGGCATCGGCATCCTGGGCAAGGAAGACGCCCGGTCCCGCAAGAAGGCGGAACGGGCCATTGACGCGCTCACCAAGGCCTCCGGCGGCGCCAGTTTCTACCCCGGCGACGTGGCGGATGTGGAAGCGCTGGCCGAACAGGTCGCGCAGGACATTCGAAGCCAATACGTAATCGCCTACTCGCCGACCAATCAGAATCTGGACGGAACTTTCCGGACGATCAAGGTCACCGCCAACGGCGGCCGTTACACGGTCCGCACGCGCAGCGGCTACTACGCCTCTCCTGAACCGCCCAGGAAGAAATCGACCGCGGCCAACGGCTCACTCCAGTAA
- a CDS encoding VWA domain-containing protein: MAIPGGLSGQQPRPQITPRPKPGADTPESDRITPNLRIDTNVVLIPVTVTTPLNQFVTGMEKENFRVFEDKVEQEITYFASFDAPLSVGLVFDASGSMGSKLSKSRQASAQFFKTANPEDEFFLIQFNDRPQLVVPFTQNTEDIQSRLTFTQAKGRTALLDGIYMALQTLKKAKNPRKALLIISDGGDNSSRYTENEVRTLLREADAQMYAIGIYEPIGSRSRSAEELSGPGLLSELTEMTGGRNFPVDNLNDLPDIAAKIGIELRNQYVLGYMSKNQTRDGKYRRVTVKLNQPRGMPPLKPLHRQGYYAPTQ, encoded by the coding sequence ATGGCGATCCCGGGAGGCCTCTCGGGCCAACAGCCGAGGCCTCAAATCACACCCCGTCCCAAACCGGGCGCCGACACGCCAGAGAGCGATCGCATCACCCCGAACCTGCGCATCGACACCAATGTTGTGTTGATCCCGGTGACGGTCACCACGCCGCTCAATCAGTTCGTCACCGGCATGGAAAAGGAGAACTTCCGCGTCTTTGAAGACAAGGTCGAGCAGGAGATCACCTACTTCGCCAGCTTCGACGCGCCGCTCTCCGTTGGCCTCGTTTTCGACGCCAGCGGCTCCATGGGCAGCAAGTTGAGCAAGAGCCGCCAGGCCTCCGCCCAGTTCTTCAAAACTGCGAATCCGGAAGATGAATTCTTCCTCATCCAGTTCAACGACCGGCCGCAGCTCGTCGTGCCATTCACCCAGAACACCGAGGACATCCAAAGCCGCCTCACCTTCACCCAGGCCAAAGGCCGCACCGCCCTGCTCGACGGCATCTATATGGCCCTGCAGACCTTAAAGAAGGCCAAAAACCCGCGCAAGGCCCTGTTGATCATCTCCGACGGCGGAGACAACTCCAGCCGCTACACCGAGAATGAAGTCCGCACCCTCCTCCGGGAAGCAGACGCCCAGATGTATGCCATCGGCATCTACGAACCCATCGGCTCCCGCAGCCGCAGCGCCGAGGAGCTTTCCGGCCCGGGCCTGCTGAGCGAACTCACCGAGATGACCGGCGGGCGCAACTTCCCGGTCGACAACCTCAACGACTTGCCCGACATCGCCGCCAAGATTGGAATTGAGCTCAGGAATCAGTACGTTCTGGGTTACATGTCGAAAAACCAGACCCGGGATGGGAAGTACCGGCGAGTCACGGTAAAATTAAACCAGCCGCGCGGGATGCCGCCGTTAAAGCCGCTCCACCGGCAGGGATACTATGCACCTACGCAGTAA
- a CDS encoding ArsR/SmtB family transcription factor, producing MSSPKDDIDRIFHALGDPTRRALVERLSAGPMSVSSLATPLDVTLTAVMQHLQVLEESGLVRTEKAGRVRTCRVEPAGFAVLQKWLAERRSMWERRLDFLGDLLAEEDEGG from the coding sequence ATGAGCAGCCCTAAAGACGACATCGACCGGATCTTCCACGCGCTGGGCGATCCCACGCGGCGGGCGCTGGTGGAGCGCCTGAGTGCGGGTCCGATGTCGGTGTCGTCGCTCGCAACTCCGCTCGACGTGACCCTGACGGCAGTGATGCAGCATCTGCAGGTGCTGGAGGAGAGCGGCTTGGTGCGTACGGAGAAGGCCGGCCGGGTGCGAACCTGCCGGGTGGAGCCGGCCGGGTTTGCGGTGCTGCAGAAGTGGCTCGCGGAACGCCGCTCGATGTGGGAACGCCGTTTGGACTTCCTGGGCGATCTGCTTGCCGAGGAAGACGAGGGCGGCTGA
- a CDS encoding ubiquitin-like small modifier protein 1, with protein sequence MATILIPTPLRQYAGGQSSVDAAGASVSEVLASLTSQHPALKNHLYNDEGRLRSFVNIYVNDEDIRYLDKEKTAVAAADTLSIVPSIAGGAA encoded by the coding sequence ATGGCCACAATCCTGATTCCGACTCCCCTCCGCCAGTATGCCGGCGGACAGAGCAGCGTGGACGCAGCGGGCGCCAGCGTGAGCGAAGTCCTGGCGTCGCTTACCTCGCAGCACCCCGCCTTGAAGAACCATCTTTACAACGACGAAGGGCGCCTGCGCTCGTTCGTGAACATTTACGTGAATGATGAGGACATCCGCTACCTGGACAAGGAGAAGACTGCCGTGGCGGCGGCCGATACGCTGAGTATCGTGCCCTCGATTGCGGGAGGCGCTGCGTGA
- a CDS encoding prepilin-type N-terminal cleavage/methylation domain-containing protein — protein sequence MKLVRNRRRGFSLIELLVVIAIILVIVAIAIPKMDAALANAREMAAIGHVRTILTAQTQYASQYGKFAERLSQLGPPASGGTGPDGANLISGDLAGGRKSGFLFQLSVAGEGYAIQAVPAVFGGTGRRTFYSDQTMVIRQNWGGEPATAQSPEIP from the coding sequence ATGAAGCTGGTCCGGAACCGCCGCCGCGGATTCTCCCTCATCGAATTGCTGGTCGTGATCGCGATCATCCTGGTGATCGTGGCCATCGCCATCCCCAAAATGGATGCAGCCCTCGCGAATGCCCGCGAGATGGCAGCCATCGGCCACGTACGGACGATCCTTACCGCGCAGACACAGTATGCGTCGCAGTATGGGAAATTTGCGGAGCGGCTGAGCCAGTTGGGACCGCCGGCCTCGGGCGGGACCGGACCGGACGGGGCGAACCTGATTTCGGGCGACCTGGCGGGCGGGCGGAAGTCGGGGTTCCTTTTCCAACTGTCGGTTGCGGGGGAAGGGTATGCGATTCAGGCGGTTCCGGCGGTGTTTGGCGGGACTGGGCGGCGGACGTTCTACTCTGACCAAACGATGGTGATCCGGCAGAACTGGGGCGGTGAACCGGCCACCGCCCAGAGTCCTGAGATTCCGTAA
- the kdsB gene encoding 3-deoxy-manno-octulosonate cytidylyltransferase, with amino-acid sequence MPPKILGVIPARFASVRFPGKPIATLAGKPMIQHVWERTRLAKLPQRTLIATDDERIADTARGFGAEVVITRHDHLSGTDRVAEAASTTDAEIIVNIQGDEPLIDPDAIDAAITVLLDDPECQMATLKKRIVERDEIENPNVVKVVTGHDGRALYFSRHPIPYDRGDSAEYWKHIGLYVYRRALLLGYSTLRPGVLEQNEKLEQLRALENGISIRVAETRYETIGVDTPEDLLHVESLLFTASIPTTNHG; translated from the coding sequence GTGCCCCCCAAAATTCTGGGTGTCATACCCGCTCGTTTCGCGTCCGTCCGATTCCCAGGCAAACCCATCGCTACACTGGCCGGAAAACCGATGATCCAGCATGTGTGGGAGCGGACGAGGCTTGCGAAGCTGCCACAGCGCACACTCATCGCCACAGACGATGAGCGCATCGCCGACACGGCACGCGGCTTTGGGGCAGAAGTCGTCATAACCCGCCACGATCACTTATCCGGCACGGACCGTGTGGCTGAAGCCGCCTCCACGACCGATGCCGAGATCATCGTCAACATCCAGGGAGACGAGCCGCTCATCGATCCGGACGCGATCGATGCCGCCATCACTGTCCTGTTAGACGATCCAGAATGCCAAATGGCCACATTGAAAAAGCGCATTGTGGAGCGCGATGAGATTGAGAATCCTAATGTTGTCAAAGTGGTCACCGGTCACGATGGGCGCGCGCTGTACTTTTCCCGCCACCCGATTCCCTACGACCGGGGCGACTCGGCGGAGTACTGGAAACATATTGGGCTGTACGTGTATCGCCGGGCGCTGCTGCTCGGCTACTCTACTTTGAGACCCGGCGTCCTTGAACAGAACGAAAAACTGGAGCAACTCCGTGCGCTGGAGAACGGAATCTCCATCCGGGTGGCCGAAACACGCTACGAAACGATTGGCGTCGATACGCCAGAGGATCTCCTGCACGTAGAATCGCTGCTCTTCACTGCTTCTATTCCCACCACCAATCATGGCTAA
- the rplU gene encoding 50S ribosomal protein L21 yields the protein MYAVIETGGKQYRVSPGDTIVVETLAGDAGAAVEFDKVLAIGKDDGELVVGKDVAGAKVKGSIKGHDRAPKILVFKFKRKKQYKKTIGHRQNQTSVTIAEILA from the coding sequence ATGTACGCAGTGATCGAAACGGGCGGAAAACAGTATCGCGTCTCGCCGGGCGACACCATCGTGGTGGAAACGCTGGCCGGTGATGCCGGCGCGGCTGTGGAGTTCGACAAAGTTCTGGCTATTGGCAAGGACGACGGCGAGCTTGTGGTGGGTAAAGACGTGGCCGGCGCGAAGGTGAAGGGCTCCATCAAGGGTCACGATCGCGCGCCCAAGATCCTGGTCTTCAAGTTCAAGCGCAAGAAGCAGTACAAGAAGACGATCGGCCACCGGCAGAACCAGACATCGGTGACCATCGCCGAGATCTTGGCGTAA
- a CDS encoding CTP synthase, whose amino-acid sequence MMAKYIFVTGGVVSSLGKGIAAASIGCLLESRGLRVNMQKFDPYLNVDPGTMSPFQHGEVFVTDDGAETDLDLGHYERFTHAHLSQNNNLTSGRIYERIITRERRGDYLGKTVQVIPHVTNEIKAAAHKVAEGVDVVICEIGGTVGDIESQPFTEAIRQMRHELGRRNTLFVHVSYVPWIAAAQELKTKPTQHSVKELRAMGIQPDILVCRSERPLPEDQCDKIALFCDVDKKAVISAYDVKTVYQCPVMFAEQGVDDLIVELLHLDTAGPRDLSEWTSMLDALANPKDEVHIGLVGKYVEYEDSYKSLKEALLHAGIHHRVKVKMSWIESEEMFWPECVDKLEHYDGILVPGGFGKRGVEGMLNAIRYAREKQVPYFGICLGMQTAVIEFARNVCGMAGADSTEFDNGALHPVIYKLRDLLGVEELGGTMRLGAYECLLLEGSFARAAYGTEVISERHRHRYEFNRTYEKPLTEKGLRITGQSRDGKFVEICELPDHPYFLGCQFHPEFKSKPLEPHPLFQSFIGAAVEFHQKRMETETNPLFAG is encoded by the coding sequence ATCATGGCTAAGTACATCTTCGTCACCGGCGGCGTCGTCTCCTCCCTGGGGAAAGGGATCGCCGCCGCGTCCATCGGATGCCTTCTGGAAAGCCGGGGCCTTCGGGTGAACATGCAGAAGTTCGACCCGTATCTGAATGTCGATCCTGGCACGATGAGCCCCTTCCAGCACGGGGAAGTGTTCGTGACCGACGACGGCGCCGAAACCGATCTCGACCTGGGCCACTACGAGCGGTTTACCCACGCGCATCTTTCTCAAAACAATAACCTGACCTCAGGGCGCATCTACGAGCGAATCATCACGCGCGAGCGCCGTGGCGACTATCTGGGTAAAACCGTCCAGGTTATTCCCCACGTGACGAACGAGATCAAGGCCGCGGCGCACAAGGTGGCCGAAGGCGTCGATGTCGTCATCTGTGAGATCGGCGGCACGGTGGGCGACATCGAATCGCAGCCGTTCACGGAAGCCATCCGGCAGATGCGGCACGAGTTGGGCCGGCGGAACACGCTGTTTGTCCACGTGTCGTATGTGCCCTGGATCGCCGCCGCGCAGGAGTTGAAGACGAAGCCGACCCAGCACTCCGTCAAGGAGTTGCGGGCCATGGGTATCCAGCCGGATATCCTGGTGTGCCGGTCGGAACGGCCGCTGCCGGAAGATCAGTGCGACAAGATCGCCCTCTTCTGCGACGTGGACAAGAAAGCGGTCATCTCCGCCTACGACGTGAAGACGGTCTACCAGTGTCCGGTGATGTTCGCCGAGCAGGGTGTCGACGACCTGATTGTCGAGTTGCTGCACCTGGATACCGCAGGGCCACGCGACCTCAGCGAGTGGACTTCGATGCTGGACGCGCTGGCGAATCCGAAAGATGAAGTCCACATTGGTCTCGTGGGCAAGTATGTGGAGTATGAAGACTCCTATAAGTCGCTGAAAGAGGCGCTGTTGCACGCCGGGATCCATCATCGGGTCAAGGTGAAGATGAGCTGGATCGAGTCCGAGGAGATGTTCTGGCCGGAGTGCGTGGACAAGTTGGAACACTATGACGGCATTCTGGTGCCGGGCGGTTTTGGCAAGCGCGGCGTGGAAGGGATGTTGAATGCGATCCGCTATGCACGCGAGAAGCAGGTGCCGTACTTCGGGATCTGTCTGGGCATGCAGACCGCGGTGATCGAGTTTGCTCGGAACGTGTGCGGGATGGCCGGAGCGGATTCAACTGAGTTCGACAACGGCGCGCTGCACCCTGTTATCTATAAGTTGCGGGATCTGCTGGGCGTGGAAGAGTTGGGCGGGACGATGCGGCTGGGCGCCTATGAGTGCCTGTTGCTGGAGGGCTCGTTTGCGCGCGCGGCCTACGGTACGGAAGTGATCAGCGAGCGCCACCGGCACCGCTACGAATTCAACCGTACGTACGAGAAACCTTTGACCGAGAAAGGGTTGCGGATCACCGGGCAGTCGCGGGACGGCAAGTTCGTGGAGATCTGCGAACTGCCGGATCATCCTTACTTCCTGGGGTGCCAGTTCCATCCTGAGTTCAAGTCGAAGCCGCTGGAGCCGCACCCGCTGTTCCAGTCGTTCATCGGCGCCGCCGTCGAATTTCACCAAAAACGGATGGAAACGGAAACCAATCCGCTGTTTGCTGGATAG
- a CDS encoding SRPBCC family protein: MADQPVIHSTFVIERRYPKSPEQVFAAFSEVEKKKRWFAVGEHHDVEEFEMDFRVGGAERLRYRFNDKSPFPGVPLISEGTYLDIVPNRRIVSASSMAMGEHRFSSSLVTIEVVPVEGGTDLICTHQGAFFERADGPEMREAGWKKLLDNLGQALA; this comes from the coding sequence ATGGCCGATCAACCCGTGATTCATAGCACTTTCGTGATTGAACGAAGGTATCCGAAATCGCCCGAACAGGTCTTCGCCGCTTTCTCCGAGGTGGAGAAGAAGAAACGTTGGTTTGCTGTGGGTGAACATCATGATGTGGAGGAGTTCGAGATGGATTTCCGGGTGGGCGGCGCGGAGCGGCTGCGCTACCGGTTCAATGACAAGAGCCCGTTTCCGGGAGTGCCGCTGATCAGCGAAGGCACTTACCTCGACATCGTCCCGAACCGGCGGATCGTTTCGGCGTCGAGCATGGCGATGGGCGAGCATCGGTTCTCCAGTTCGCTGGTGACCATTGAAGTGGTCCCGGTGGAAGGCGGCACGGATCTGATCTGCACGCACCAAGGCGCGTTTTTCGAACGGGCCGATGGCCCGGAGATGCGGGAAGCCGGCTGGAAGAAGCTGTTGGACAACCTGGGGCAAGCGCTCGCCTAG